The genomic region GGGCGACGACGGGGCAGACAACATCTATCGTCTATTTATTGGATTCAAACTTGACAGCCTTCCCGAAGAACTCACCCAGGTCTCACAGGCTACGCTCAGGTGGTGGGTGACAACCCAGCTTGGCAACCCTTTTGAGAAACATGGGCGCCTACTGCTAGAGCCTGTGGATGTGGGCGACGAAATCGCTCTCACCTCCGATGGGCCGACCCCAGAGATTATTGCGGACTACGATGCCGAGCCCTTGGCTCCAGGTGTCGGCGTCCTTGCGAGTTCGGTTGCGAGCCCCGGAAGCCTTGACGTCACCTCCTGGGTGGCGCAGGACTGGTCAAACCGGATCGTCCGCAACAAGAGAACGCAATACCGCTTACGCTTCGAGCAGGCCGTCACCAATGACAGTATTGCTGACGTATTGCGTTCTGACGCCGAGGTTCATCCCACCTTGGCGGAACTTCAGGTTGTCTACGAATACCCCTGAGCCTCTTCTCCGTCGCACAGCGACGATTGCGCCTGTAGTTTCGGGGAACTTCTCAACCCTGTCGCTTAGGCACCACGAGGCCCTGGCTGAGCCGCTTGAGTACCCGCTGCTTCTGGCGCCGCTTGTAGGCCTCGTGGGCATTCTCTCCCAGTTCGTTGAGGCGCGCCGTCTCCTCGTCGACGATCTGGAACTCTACCAGCGAGATGACAATGCGGCCCTTGCGCTGGCGCGTGTCCTCCTCCGGCAGGGGCAGGTACGCGTCCATCCGCACCGGGATGTCCACGACGAAGTTGAGCGCCCGGTACGTGTTCCCGGAGAAGGTGTTGCCGTTGCGGTCCTCCCGGTCTTCGTAGTCGCGGTCCAGATGGAGCTGTGGCGTGTGCGCCTCGAAGTGGGGGTACTCCGCCAGCACGGACTTGAACGGGATGAGCGTGTTCTCTGTCTGGCCCGGCACCACGAGGTGGAAGGGAAACAGCCGCTGCGTGAGGTAGTAGAGCACCGGCAACAGGTCTTCCCGCTTCCGCGTCACTACCCGGAAGCGCGTCCTGTCGTACACCTGCGCGGCCACCGTCTCCTTCTTGGCCAGCAGCTTGGTGACGAGCGAGTCCCGCGTCTTGATGGAGTGCGCGAACTCCACCACCGGCAGCCCCTTGGCCTGCATCTCCTCGGCGACGCTCAGCACCTTCTCCGTCACCAGCTCCGCCAGCTCCGCCTCGGACACCGCCAGGCGGAAGAGCAGATCA from Pyxidicoccus trucidator harbors:
- a CDS encoding TIGR04552 family protein, with translation MKPPSLTPVLPDIPIRSVEEMGLRELERIRLILRGGSVIDWRRMHFQTRDEVDRFLRLVQLDVSRPYDDAWARGVLAEAVEYLRKTYNYRVADAVAQPGEIHDLFLLASGAKGSPRHRRIACVVLKVMHVIQHIEGRDLLFRLAVSEAELAELVTEKVLSVAEEMQAKGLPVVEFAHSIKTRDSLVTKLLAKKETVAAQVYDRTRFRVVTRKREDLLPVLYYLTQRLFPFHLVVPGQTENTLIPFKSVLAEYPHFEAHTPQLHLDRDYEDREDRNGNTFSGNTYRALNFVVDIPVRMDAYLPLPEEDTRQRKGRIVISLVEFQIVDEETARLNELGENAHEAYKRRQKQRVLKRLSQGLVVPKRQG